A stretch of Branchiostoma lanceolatum isolate klBraLanc5 chromosome 14, klBraLanc5.hap2, whole genome shotgun sequence DNA encodes these proteins:
- the LOC136448659 gene encoding cystine/glutamate transporter-like isoform X1, producing MAAKGNVTAAKDAPSPDDKPSTGGGEVVKLKRRINLFNGVTILVGTIIGSGIFVSPKGVLLNSGGSVGVAMIVWTLCGVLSAFGALSFVELGTSITKSGGDYAYLYEAFGPIPAFLRLWTQIVLIRPAVMAVLSLTAGRYILQPFFLDCETPEPAIKLLAAAAILVLTFMNCYSVKLSTWTQDVFAVGKVLGLGVIIVAGIVQLANGSTENFQNTFEGNTISPVGIPLAFYSGLFAFSGWFYLNTLTEEVQNPKRNLPLAILIGVTVVMVIYLLTNIAYFTAMTAQEVLTSEAVAVTFAQRVLGVMAWVVPVAVAVSCFGSTNGILLSASRVTFVGARDGYLPDLLAMIHVNLLTPLPAVALLCPIALLMLTTNDVYRLINFLSAVRWLFIGLATATVPYLRWRRPDMHRPWKVPLVLPIIFSLVCAVVVAMSLYSAPVDVGIGLALTLTGVPVYCLAVWNNKPGWLIRFTASATRALQSTLLVVPQESPSSTPKNPQGTPPQLLSASKTQPEDTSSVSTYL from the exons ATGGCGGCCAAGGGAAATGTTACGGCTGCGAAAGACGCTCCCAGTCCCGACGACAAGCCTTCCACAGGAGGAGGTGAGGTCGTGAAGCTGAAGAGACGCATCAACCTCTTCAACGGGGTAACGATCCTCGTCGGAACAATCATCGGGTCGGGAATCTTCGTCTCCCCGAAGGGAGTCCTGCTGAACTCCGGTGGTTCAGTCGGGGTGGCGATGATCGTCTGGACCCTGTGCGGCGTCCTTTCTGCTTTCGGCGCCTTGAGTTTTGTGGAGCTCGGGACCTCTATAACCAAGTCTGGAGGCGACTACGCCTATCTGTACGAGGCCTTCGGTCCTATCCCTGCTTTCCTGCGACTGTGGACGCAGATTGTTTTGATCCGGCCGGCTGTGATGGCGGTCCTGTCGCTGACAGCTGGACGGTACATCCTACAGCCGTTCTTCCTGGACTGTGAAACGCCCGAACCCGCCATAAAACTACTGGCTGCAGCGGCGATCC TTGTGCTGACGTTCATGAACTGCTACAGCGTGAAGCTGTCCACCTGGACACAGGACGTGTTTGCCGTGGGGAAGGTGCTCGGACTAGGGGTCATCATAGTCGCAGGAATCGTCCAACTGGCTAACG GTTCCACCGAAAACTTCCAGAACACGTTTGAAGGGAATACGATCTCACCAGTAGGAATCCCTCTCGCCTTCTACTCGGGCCTTTTCGCCTTTTCGGGATG GTTCTACTTGAATACGTTGACAGAAGAAGTCCAGAATCCGAAAAG AAACCTCCCTCTGGCCATCTTGATCGGGGTgactgttgtcatggtgatCTACCTGCTGACTAACATTGCCTACTTCACCGCCATGACAGCTCAGGAAGTCCTGACGTCAGAGGCTGTGGCAGTG ACCTTCGCCCAGCGCGTACTCGGGGTGATGGCCTGGGTGGTGCCGGTGGCGGTGGCTGTCTCCTGCTTTGGCTCGACTAATGGCATTTTGCTGTCTGCATCGAG ggTTACGTTTGTAGGCGCCCGTGACGGATATCTACCCGACCTGCTGGCCATGATACACGTCAATCTGCTCACGCCTCTGCCCGCGGTCGCGCTACTG TGTCCAATAGCTCTCCTGATGCTGACCACCAATGATGTGTACAGGCTGATAAACTTCCTCAGTGCAGTACGGTGGCTCTTCATCGGCCTGGCCACCGCCACGGTGCCGTACTTACGCTGGAGGAGGCCGGACATGCACCGTCCGTGGAAG GTGCCACTTGTGCTGCCCATCATCTTCTCCCTAGTGTGCGCAGTAGTAGTGGCCATGTCTCTGTACTCCGCCCCGGTGGATGTCGGGATAGGCCTGGCGCTCACCCTGACCGGAGTTCCCGTGTACTGTCTGGCGGTCTGGAACAACAAGCCGGGATGGCTGATACGGTTTACAG CATCAGCTACACGGGCGTTACAGAGTACACTTCTCGTTGTGCCACAAGAATCGCCATCTTCTACCCCCAAGAATCCGCAAGGAACACCGCCACAACTTTTGTCTGCCTCCAAGACGCAACCAGAAGATACCAGCAGTGTCTCCACGTATCTGTAG
- the LOC136449045 gene encoding uncharacterized protein, which translates to MTTTTEIAIPQSAEDIAPSWVQQVLQKDIPGVTITDVHVKGSISEGEGLMSDIIAFDAEGTRNGTSQHYSLVAKLTNFKLPLTVMKQFPKDLHIKAETTEVKFFSDAVPELLSVAIPSTERKSKPKAGNEDDENNPPADSWFLPKCYFAATDPSSMVSVRVMENLKAQGFSIKPDRQPLSREEMMLAVEALAQVHGLSHQLEVRSGKPLPEKYDWIITSSDPAVVMAAATLTYQYQNAVKGFAAAFPDQVDLIARLEKLDPLLMIEEDPRPKVLCHGDCWLNNIMIKRVGDVPTDARLVDWQTTKYKPPTSDLTLLFLCNTGWDVFHNHRDAILAHYHHKLQETLGPIESSGLQNYTLEELKADFKADCLPGVINRFLHMVVLPADQNLLRIIQEIQEWGVI; encoded by the exons ATGACAACGACCACCGAGATCGCCATTCCGCAGTCTGCAGAAGACATCGCCCCCTCCTGGGTGCAGCAGGTACTGCAGAAGGACATCCCGGGCGTCACCATCACCGACGTCCATGTGAAAGGATCCATCAGTGAAGGCGAGGGATTAATGAGTGACATCATCGCCTTTGACGCCGAGGGGACAAGGAATGGTACAAGTCAGCACTACAGTCTCGTTGCTAAACTGACAAATTTCAAGCTGCCGTTGACTGTAATGAAACAGTTTCCAAAAGACCTTCATATCAAAGCCGAGACGACtgaagttaagtttttctcCGATGCTGTGCCAGAGCTCCTATCTGTGGCAATCCCGAGCACAGAGCGCAAATCCAAGCCTAAAGCAGGGAATGAAGATGACGAAAACAACCCTCCTGCTGATTCCTGGTTCCTCCCCAAATGCTACTTCGCCGCCACCGATCCAAGCTCCATGGTGTCCGTCAGGGTTATGGAGAACCTGAAAGCTCAGGGGTTCTCCATAAAACCTGACCGCCAACCGCTGAGCCGTGAGGAGATGATGCTGGCAGTCGAGGCCCTGGCGCAGGTACACGGCCTGTCACATCAGCTGGAGGTCCGTTCGGGTAAACCCCTTCCTGAGAAGTACGACTGGATCATTACTAGCTCAGATCCTGCAGTTGTGATGGCTGCAGCAACGTTAACCTACCAATATCAGAACGCCGTGAAGGGATTCGCCGCAGCTTTTCCTGACCAGGTAGATCTTATAGCTCGTCTGGAAAAGTTAGACCCCTTGTTGATGATAGAGGAGGACCCAAGACCTAAAGTGCTTTGCCATGGAGACTGTTGGCTCAATAACATCATGATCAAG CGCGTTGGAGATGTGCCCACTGACGCAAGGTTGGTGGACTGGCAGACAACCAAATACAAGCCGCCAACCTCTGACCTGACGCTCCTATTTCTTTGCAACACGGGCTGGGACGTCTTCCACAACCACAGGGACGCTATCCTGGCCCACTATCACCACAAACTGCAGGAAACTCTGGGTCCAATCG AATCCTCTGGCCTACAAAACTACACGCTGGAAGAGTTGAAGGCCGACTTCAAAGCCGACTGTTTGCCGGGGGTGATCAACCGTTTCCTACACATGGTGGTCCTGCCTGCCGACCAGAATCTACTGCGGATAATACAGGAGATCCAGGAGTGGGGGGTCATCTAA
- the LOC136448965 gene encoding cytochrome P450 3A6-like — protein sequence MALDFLPIPLTWILLALLPVLFYLYAIRPQQLLKKMGVPHPSPLPIIGNMHQTMKNGVWNPDAQVKKMKEFGAVSGVYMGRTPYVTISDPEMLREVFVKQFHKFTNRAATGMSLNVKPQCRMLTDLVDEDWKNVRSTVSPAFSGGKLKQMAGAMNTCADMLLENLGKSAEKKESFDAKELTSGFTTDVIARTAFGLEVDSQRNPQDPFVVHTRKPFAVAFRNPLFWLFFLFPKIMKPILETFQYGFLDKDVSSFFYNVVDQVMEMRQMEGQAHGRVDFMQLMMNAHKFDEDDNKEEGIQVQGVKKALTRDDVVANGFLFFIAGYETTAHTMAFTFYNLALNQEAQDKAREEINQVMENRELVDYEAVNKMTYLEMCINETLRMYAPASGVVRVSSDEVKMKWLTIPKGMNVIVPILGIHNDPERWPEPKKFIPERFTKEEREKRDPYDWLPFGAGPRNCIGMRLALMELKVGLANVLMKYRIVTGPDTDIPLKMMKFKQFPTPENGIKLRAELLQSGGD from the exons ATGGCGCTGGACTTCCTGCCCATCCCGCTGACATGGATCCTACTGGCCTTACTACCTGTGCTCTTTTACCT GTATGCTATACGGCCCCAGCAATTGCTGAAGAAGATGGGAGTCCCCCACCCCAGCCCACTGCCGATCATAGGAAACATGCATCAGACCATGAAAAAT GGAGTCTGGAACCCTGACGCACAAGTGAAGAAGATGAAAGAGTTTGGCGCTGTGAGCGG AGTCTATATGGGACGGACCCCATATGTCACCATCTCTGACCCAGAAATGCTGCGAGAAGTCTTCGTCAAGCAGTTTCATAAGTTTACCAATCGAGCT GCAACTGGGATGTCCCTGAATGTCAAGCCGCAGTGTCGTATGCTGACGGATCTGGTGGATGAGGACTGGAAGAACGTACGAAGCACCGTCAGTCCAGCCTTCAGTGGTGGCAAGCTGAAACAG ATGGCAGGAGCAATGAACACCTGTGCCGACATGCTGCTTGAAAATCTTGGCAAGTCTGCTGAGAAGAAAGAGTCTTTTGACGCTAAGGA ACTGACAAGTGGGTTCACCACAGACGTCATTGCTCGCACAGCTTTCGGTTTGGAGGTTGATTCGCAGCGGAACCCCCAGGATCCCTTTGTGGTGCATACAAGGAAACCTTTCGCTGTTGCATTCAGGAACCCATTGTTCTGGCTCTTCT TCCTTTTTCCCAAGATCATGAAACCTATTCTGGAGACGTTCCAGTATGGTTTCTTGGACAAAGATGTCTCAAGCTTCTTCTACAATGTAGTTGACCAGGTGATGGAAATGAGGCAAATGGAAGGCCAAGCACAT GGACGTGTGGACTTCATGCAGCTGATGATGAATGCTCACAAGTTTGATGAAGACGACAACAAGGAAGAAGGGATTCAAGTGCAAGGAGTCAAAAAAG CACTGACCAGGGACGATGTTGTGGCAAATGGATTCCTTTTCTTCATCGCGGGTTACGAGACGACGGCACACACGATGGCGTTCACGTTCTACAACCTGGCCTTAAACCAGGAAGCTCAGGACAAGGCTAGGGAGGAGATTAACCAAGTCATGGAGAACAGG GAACTGGTTGACTACGAGGCTGTCAACAAGATGACATACCTGGAGATGTGTATCAACGAGACCCTCCGCATGTATGCGCCAGCTTCGGG CGTTGTCCGTGTTTCTAGTGATGAGGTCAAGATGAAATGGCTAACTATCCCCAAGGGAATGAATGTTATTGTTCCTATTCTCGGAATCCACAACGACCCGGAACGATGGCCGGAGCCGAAAAAGTTCATCCCAGAAAG GTTCACGAAGGAAGAAAGGGAGAAGAGGGATCCGTACGACTGGCTACCGTTCGGGGCGGGGCCGAGGAACTGCATCGGGATGAGGCTGGCTCTGATGGAGCTGAAGGTCGGACTGGCCAATGTGCTGATGAAGTACCGCATCGTGACCGGACCGGACACTGAC ATTCCATTGAAGATGATGAAGTTCAAGCAGTTCCCCACCCCTGAGAACGGGATTAAACTGAGGGCGGAGCTTCTGCAGTCCGGGGGTGACTGA